The following proteins are co-located in the Castor canadensis chromosome 5, mCasCan1.hap1v2, whole genome shotgun sequence genome:
- the LOC109691787 gene encoding LOW QUALITY PROTEIN: beta-defensin 115 (The sequence of the model RefSeq protein was modified relative to this genomic sequence to represent the inferred CDS: inserted 2 bases in 1 codon) yields MGDEPERCGTSFLSTFSVLPDRSATLSGHIRLWFLAFAVLVVLAQTSPDGWVKRCSYGLGRCRKSCNSDEKKKENCGERYICCIXMKKSKLSHFSKEK; encoded by the exons TGCGGAACCAGCTTCCTCAGCACATTCAGTGTGCTTCCGGACCGCTCTGCAACCCTCTCAGGACACATTAGACTCTGGTTCTTGGCCTTTGCTGTCCTTGTGGTCCTGGCTCAGACTTCCCCAG ATGGATGGGTCAAAAGGTGTTCTTATGGATTGGGCAGATGCAGAAAGTCATGCAACAGtgatgagaagaagaaagaaaattgtggGGAACGTTATATTTGCTGCAT AATGAAAAAATCTAAACTATCACACTTTtccaaggaaaaatga